One window of the Carnobacterium viridans genome contains the following:
- a CDS encoding replication initiation protein — MVGRINNKKILEDNSSSIQKSNEFSMVKMNQGLTLNQMQLLSYAIYATQKDGTTTFRKIDFENKFNIEYKAKHAQEDSLKIIDLKVSTENLANDRFSYWNIFGGMEYDNGKFDFEWNPRMIPHILGLKDKYVLTDLTVTSQFKSSFSWTLYDYLKANYGCWYVNVSKDTLMNLFGVETKESYKKNTSLFKKKVLDIAIKEINTFTEIDISYDEVKKGRSISGFTLKWSTGKGVLKASQKQIDMLKNIADTVLDDVLMYAEINDKQNRERALEIIRDFQSMKYRYLDKQVGLTSDLYNKLMKKAIDNLKALNSLLELEGKEPINTKVPLLNWLEKKT, encoded by the coding sequence TTGGTTGGTAGAATAAATAACAAAAAAATACTTGAAGACAATTCTAGTTCTATTCAAAAAAGTAATGAGTTTTCTATGGTTAAAATGAATCAAGGTTTAACTTTGAATCAAATGCAATTATTATCTTATGCCATTTATGCAACTCAAAAAGACGGCACAACTACTTTTCGTAAGATAGATTTTGAAAATAAATTTAATATAGAATATAAAGCAAAACATGCCCAAGAAGATTCGTTAAAAATTATAGACTTAAAAGTAAGTACTGAAAATTTAGCAAATGATCGTTTTTCTTACTGGAATATTTTTGGTGGAATGGAGTATGACAACGGAAAATTTGATTTTGAATGGAATCCTCGTATGATTCCTCATATTTTAGGGTTAAAAGACAAATATGTGTTAACTGATTTAACAGTTACTTCACAATTCAAAAGTAGCTTTAGTTGGACTCTATATGATTATTTAAAGGCTAATTATGGATGTTGGTATGTAAATGTATCTAAAGATACACTTATGAATTTATTCGGTGTTGAAACTAAAGAAAGCTACAAAAAAAACACTTCTTTATTTAAGAAAAAAGTATTAGATATTGCTATTAAAGAAATAAATACCTTTACTGAAATAGATATTTCTTACGATGAAGTTAAAAAAGGGCGCTCTATTTCTGGGTTCACATTGAAGTGGAGTACAGGAAAAGGAGTTTTAAAGGCTTCTCAAAAACAAATAGATATGCTTAAAAATATTGCAGATACAGTTTTGGATGATGTCTTGATGTACGCAGAAATTAATGATAAACAAAATAGAGAAAGAGCTTTAGAGATTATCCGTGATTTCCAATCAATGAAATATCGTTATTTAGACAAACAAGTTGGTTTAACATCTGATCTTTATAATAAGCTTATGAAAAAAGCAATTGATAATTTAAAAGCTTTAAATTCTTTATTAGAACTCGAA